One Pichia kudriavzevii chromosome 3, complete sequence genomic window carries:
- a CDS encoding uncharacterized protein (PKUD0C06630), protein MSAFTNSLNSQLRMLSIDGQLENPNESLNLGQLSLSNLPDGEAPSNDKLPNDLNLLKSMLEMRVRYTRPRHGGEWEFSNIPNDIRYIQEIIRFIDANCAQDANIHNTQNPVSNSYKKYLQPLEILPEELDSEFGIRFYPYLSFKSVRGQLIKQIKASQYEFLSGLLEFPRDKRKSIHTSWIIYPKNSKLSIEDYNVYYNRMDDNLKEWLMNYCITDKSTYGLCQEPQLTSFDVLFRIVSMQNQSYQIKSLIEMIVTNSGSEGYLKDDNFLTYLTYVDHLQSAIETSFPKCLNPYKCAMNLMFILKGMSKYPELMQQFQVVIHQFLNEYPNFTLGDLTKFLQDRNMPNIGGLLKISS, encoded by the coding sequence ATGTCTGCATTTACAAACAGCTTGAATTCGCAATTACGGATGTTATCGATTGATGGACAATTAGAAAATCCCAATGAGAGTCTGAATTTGGGACAACTTTCATTGAGCAATCTGCCTGATGGCGAAGCACCTTCAAATGATAAACTTCCCAATGATTTGAACTTGTTGAAGAGTATGCTTGAAATGAGAGTTAGATATACTCGTCCAAGACATGGAGGAGAATGGgaattttccaacattCCCAATGATATACGATACATCCAAGAAATAATACGATTTATCGATGCAAACTGCGCCCAGGATGCCAATATTCACAATACACAAAATCCCGTTTCAAATAGCTACAAGAAGTATCTACAACCATTAGAGATTCTGCCAGAAGAATTGGATTCCGAATTTGGAATACGATTTTACCCATATTTGTCATTCAAAAGTGTCCGTGGGCAGCTGATCAAACAGATCAAGGCTTCACAATATGAATTTTTGAGCGGATTGTTGGAATTCCCAAGGGACAAAAGGAAATCCATTCATACATCATGGATCATATATCCAAAGAATAGCAAGTTGTCAATTGAAGACTATAATGTCTACTACAATAGGATGGACGATAATCTAAAGGAATGGTTAATGAATTATTGTATAACCGACAAATCGACATATGGATTATGCCAGGAACCCCAGTTGACGAGTTTCGATGTGCTGTTCAGAATAGTTTCAATGCAAAATCAGTCGTATCAgatcaaatcattgattgaAATGATTGTGACAAATTCAGGTAGTGAGGGATATCTGAAGGATGACAATTTCCTCACGTATTTAACATACGTAGATCATTTACAAAGCGCAATTGAGACATCGTTTCCCAAGTGTCTTAATCCATATAAATGTGCCATGAATCTTATGTTTATATTGAAGGGTATGTCCAAGTATCCCGAGTTGATGCAACAATTCCAAGTTGTGATTCATCAGTTTCTGAATGAGTATCCTAATTTTACGTTGGGAGATCTAACAAAGTTTTTACAGGATCGTAATATGCCCAATATTGGAGGTTTATTAAAAATAAGTAGTTAA
- a CDS encoding uncharacterized protein (PKUD0C06660; similar to Saccharomyces cerevisiae YDL236W (PHO13); ancestral locus Anc_2.25): MTIKIATRGAAEKILDKYDTYLFDCDGVIWIGNELLPSVKETLELLQSKKKNLIFVSNNSTKARDQYIEKLAGLGIHGVELEQIINSCYSTAIYINEVLQLDKAKKIWVLGQEGITKEVEKFGYETVTFKDLEAKFQEEELTVDNIQSLIDPQVGCVIVGLDFQVTYLKIAITQQYLFDRKIPFIATNIDSTFPFGKTKLPGAGSIVEVASFCSGREPDAICGKPQSGMMDSILSHHSLNKETTIMVGDRLNTDMKFGSVNGIDTLLVLTGIEVEESVANGHSDVTYYADKLGDLYDLTK; the protein is encoded by the coding sequence ATGACTATTAAGATTGCCACTAGGGGCGCTGCAGAGAAGATCCTCGACAAGTACGACACATACCTCTTTGATTGTGATGGAGTGATTTGGATTGGTAATGAGCTGCTTCCATCAGTTAAGGAAACACTCGAGTTATTGCAGAgtaagaagaagaatttgatttttgtATCCAACAATTCCACAAAGGCCAGGGACCAGTACATTGAGAAGCTGGCGGGACTTGGCATCCATGGGGTCGAGTTGGaacaaatcatcaattcGTGTTACTCAACAGCCATTTATATTAACGAAGTTCTCCAATTGGATAAGGCCAAGAAGATTTGGGTCTTAGGACAAGAGGGGATCACtaaagaagttgagaaGTTTGGGTATGAGACAGTCACGTTCAAGGATTTAGAGGCAAAGTTCCAAGAGGAAGAGTTGACAGTTGACAATATCCAATCGCTAATTGACCCACAAGTTGGATGCGTCATTGTTGGTTTGGATTTCCAGGTCACTTATCTCAAAATCGCCATCACGCAACAGTACCTCTTTGACAGGAAGATCCCCTTTATTGCGACAAACATCGATTCGACTTTCCCCTTTGGCAAGACCAAGTTGCCCGGTGCTGGGTCTATAGTTGAAGTTGCCTCCTTTTGTAGTGGCCGTGAGCCAGATGCCATTTGTGGCAAACCACAGAGCGGAATGATGGATTCGATTTTAAGCCATCATTCCCTGAACAAGGAAACCACCATAATGGTCGGTGATCGATTGAATACAGATATGAAGTTTGGAAGTGTCAATGGCATTGATACGTTGTTGGTTTTAACAGgcattgaagttgaagagagTGTTGCCAATGGCCATTCTGATGTCACATATTATGCCGACAAGTTAGGCGATTTGTACGATTTGACCAAATAG
- a CDS encoding uncharacterized protein (PKUD0C06650; similar to Saccharomyces cerevisiae YDL235C (YPD1); ancestral locus Anc_2.27) — protein MSVTQETLENSKLINWTIFQEILLMDEDEEGFAFSLIETFVEQAKDTFTKIEELLGDNNGDTEDNLRQLSQLGHYLKGSAAALGLQMVQNECERIQNYGKKESVAYEDDPLVANANTPQDWLRCCSSAFQQAKIYFEESRQLLSGYFRAPL, from the coding sequence ATGTCTGTCACACAAGAGACATTAGAGAATTCCAAGCTTATAAACTGGACGATATTCCAAGAGATATTGCTGATGGACGAGGACGAGGAAGggtttgcattttcattgattgaGACGTTTGTTGAGCAAGCCAAGGACACTTTTACAAAAATTGAGGAGTTATTAGGCGACAACAATGGGGACACAGAGGATAACTTGAGGCAGTTATCACAATTGGGGCACTATTTAAAAGGTTCTGCTGCTGCATTAGGCTTACAAATGGTACAAAACGAATGTGAAAGAATCCAGAACTATGGGAAAAAGGAGAGTGTTGCATATGAGGACGATCCTCTAGTTGCCAACGCCAATACTCCACAGGACTGGCTCAGATGTTGCAGTTCTGCCTTTCAACAGGCCAAGATATACTTTGAGGAGAGCAGACAGTTGCTCAGTGGATATTTCCGTGCTCCACTTTGA
- a CDS encoding uncharacterized protein (PKUD0C06610; similar to Saccharomyces cerevisiae YDL083C (RPS16B) and YMR143W (RPS16A); ancestral locus Anc_2.386), giving the protein MSAVEEEKKVVIPSVQTFGKKKNATAVAHVKQGKGLIKVNGCPITLVEPEILRHKVYEPLLLVGLDKFAGLDIRIKVTGGGHVSQVYAIRQAIAKGLIAYTAKYVDEASKNELKKVFAAYDRTLLIADARRMEPKKFGGRGARARFQKSYR; this is encoded by the exons ATGTCTGCTGtcgaagaagaaaagaaagtcGTCATCCCATCTGTCCAA ACTTTTGGTAAGAAGAAGAACGCTACTGCTGTCGCACACGTTAAGCAAGGTAAGGGTTTAATCAAGGTCAACGGTTGCCCAATCACTTTAGTTGAACCAGAAATCCTAAGACACAAGGTTTACGAaccattattattagtTGGTTTAGACAAATTTGCAGGTTTAGACATCAGAATCAAGGTCACTGGTGGTGGTCACGTTTCTCAAGTCTACGCTATTAGACAAGCAATTGCAAAGGGTTTAATTGCTTACACTGCTAAGTACGTTGATGAAGCTTCAAAGAACGAATTAAAGAAGGTCTTTGCTGCTTACGACAGAACCTTGCTTATTGCAGATGCAAGAAGAATGGAACCAAAGAAGTTCGGTGGTCGTGGTGCAAGAGCAAGATTCCAAAAATCCTACCGTTAA
- a CDS encoding uncharacterized protein (PKUD0C06640; similar to Saccharomyces cerevisiae YFL030W (AGX1); ancestral locus Anc_8.37) produces MSRKLTFIPGPIEFSANVLKAMATPSQAHTSPEFIKVFQSALQKTRRVFCSSPSSASQPFILSGSGTLGWDLCGANLVNRSDKVLVLSTGFFSDSFSNCLKVYSDHVDILEAESFGDVVDLQKFKSKISNLQYDVITITQTDTSSGVLSNVEEISKIIKDVSPNSLIVVDAVCATACESLEFDSWGIDYVLTASQKAIGVPAGLSISIASKRAIEKALSKEKPTSFFADMKRWIPIMQAYEAGKGAYFATPAVQLVHALDVSLDELLASGSIHERINAHKVASDNFKNKLVNELGLKLVPTSPSHAAHGLSVVYYPEGINGGDLLAKMAENGFTIASGIYKDYKDKYFRIGHMGDSVVGQRKDEFPQCYEALKKSLQQLGYKK; encoded by the coding sequence ATGTCTAGAAAACTTACATTTATTCCCGGCCCTATTGAATTCTCCGCCAATGTCCTCAAGGCTATGGCCACTCCTTCTCAGGCCCACACTTCTCCtgaattcatcaaagtTTTCCAATCCGCCTTACAGAAAACTAGAAGGGTTTTCTGTTCGTCTCCTTCTTCAGCTTCTCAGCCTTTTATTTTGTCTGGTTCCGGTACTTTAGGTTGGGATTTATGTGGGGCTAATCTTGTCAATAGATCTGATAAAGTCTTGGTACTGTCTACGGGATTCTTCTCGGACTCCTTCTCAAACTGTCTCAAAGTATACTCCGACCATGTCGACATCTTGGAGGCAGAATCCTTTGGTGACGTTGTCGACCtacaaaaattcaaatcaaaaatctcCAATCTTCAATATGATGTCATCACAATCACTCAAACTGATACATCTTCTGGTGTCTTGTccaatgttgaagaaatctctaaaatcatcaaagaCGTGTCACCAAATTCCTTGATTGTCGTTGACGCCGTTTGTGCAACCGCTTGTGAGTCTTTGGAATTCGACTCTTGGGGAATCGACTATGTCTTGACCGCCTCCCAGAAGGCAATTGGTGTTCCTGCCGGCTTGTCCATCTCCATTGCTTCTAAGAGGgcaattgaaaaggcaCTCTCTAAGGAGAAACCAACCTCCTTTTTCGCCGACATGAAGAGATGGATTCCAATTATGCAGGCCTACGAAGCAGGTAAAGGCGCTTATTTCGCCACTCCTGCAGTTCAATTGGTTCATGCATTGGACGTTTCTCTTGATGAATTATTGGCGTCTGGTTCAATCCATGAGAGAATCAATGCCCATAAAGTTGCTTCCGATAACTTCAAAAATAAGTTGGTCAATGAATTGGGGCTCAAGTTGGTTCCAACTTCTCCAAGTCATGCAGCACACGGCTTGTCTGTTGTTTATTATCCAGAAGGTATCAATGGCGGCGATTTATTGGCTAAAATGGCTGAAAATGGCTTCACCATTGCCTCCGGTATTTACAAAGACTACAAGGATAAATATTTCAGAATCGGCCATATGGGTGACAGTGTTGTTGGCCAAAGAAAGGACGAGTTCCCTCAATGTTATGAGGCTCTTAAGAAGTCCTTGCAACAATTAGGTTATAAGAAATaa
- a CDS encoding uncharacterized protein (PKUD0C06620; similar to Saccharomyces cerevisiae YLR058C (SHM2); ancestral locus Anc_8.38) translates to MVHDALSASHRAMVSGHLKETDPEVAKIIEDEIDRQKHSIDLIASENFTSTSVFDALGTPMCNKYSEGYPGARYYGGNEHIDRIELLCQARALNAFHLDSEKWGVNVQSLSGSPANLQVYQAIMKPHDRLMGLDLPHGGHLSHGYQTDTRKISAVSTYFETMPYRVDLSTGLIDYDMLEKTAILFRPKTLVAGTSAYCRLIDYKRMREIADKVGAYLVVDMAHISGLIAAGVIPSPFEYADIVTTTTHKSLRGPRGAMIFFRKGVRSVNPKTGKEIYYDLENPINFSVFPGHQGGPHNHTIAALATALKQAATSEFREYQEQVLKNAKVLETEFKKRGYKLVSDGTDSHMVLVSLKDKGIDGARVEAVCEKINIALNKNSIPGDKSALVPGGVRIGAPAMTTRGASEEDFAKIVYYIDTAVQYAKKVQSELPIEANKLKDFKKTIAEGSDELTSLKKEIALWAGDFPLST, encoded by the coding sequence ATGGTTCACGACGCATTATCCGCATCTCACAGAGCAATGGTCTCCGGTCACTTAAAGGAAACCGATCCTGAAGTTGCtaaaatcattgaagatgaaattgacaGACAAAAGCACTCCATCGATTTGATTGCATCCGAAAACTTTACTTCTACCTCTGTCTTTGATGCATTAGGAACTCCAATGTGTAACAAATACTCCGAAGGTTATCCAGGTGCTAGATACTACGGTGGTAATGAACATATCGATAGAATCGAATTGTTATGCCAAGCAAGAGCTTTGAATGCTTTCCATTTGGATTCCGAAAAATGGGGTGTTAACGTCCAATCCTTATCTGGTTCCCCAGCTAACTTACAGGTCTACCAAGCTATCATGAAACCACACGATAGATTGATGGGTCTTGATTTACCTCACGGTGGTCATTTATCCCATGGTTATCAAACTGATACCAGAAAGATCTCTGCTGTTTCCACATACTTTGAAACCATGCCTTACAGAGTTGACTTGAGCACTGGTTTAATTGATTATGATATGTTGGAGAAGACTGCTATTTTGTTTAGACCAAAGACCTTGGTTGCGGGTACTTCAGCTTACTGTAGATTAATCGATTACAAGAGAATGAGAGAAATTGCTGATAAAGTTGGTGCTTACCTTGTTGTCGACATGGCACATATCTCTGGTTTAATTGCTGCTGGCGTTATTCCATCTCCTTTTGAATATGCTGATATTGTTACAACTACCACACACAAATCCCTGAGAGGTCCAAGAGGTGCAATGATTTTCTTCAGAAAAGGTGTTAGATCAGTCAATCCAAAGACCGGTAAGGAAATCTACTATGATTTAGAGAACCCAATCAACTTTTCTGTTTTCCCAGGCCATCAAGGTGGTCCTCATAACCATACCATTGCGGCTTTAGCAACTGCTTTAAAGCAAGCAGCAACCTCAGAATTTAGGGAATACCAAGAACAAGTCTTGAAGAATGCAAAGGTTTTGGAAACTGAATTCAAGAAGAGAGGATATAAGTTAGTCTCCGATGGTACTGATTCTCATATGGTTTTAGTTTCATTGAAGGATAAGGGCATTGATGGTGCAAGAGTTGAAGCTGTCTGTGAGAAGATTAACATTGCATTGAACAAGAACTCCATTCCAGGTGACAAGTCCGCTTTAGTTCCAGGTGGTGTTAGAATCGGTGCTCCTGCAATGACCACCAGAGGTGCCTCAGAGGAAGACTTTGCAAAGATTGTCTATTACATTGACACTGCTGTTCAATATGCAAAGAAGGTCCAATCAGAATTGCCAATTGAAGCaaacaagttgaaggaCTTCAAGAAGACCATTGCTGAAGGTTCCGATGAGTTGacttctttgaagaaagaaattgcATTATGGGCAGGTGACTTCCCATTATCTACTTAA
- a CDS encoding uncharacterized protein (PKUD0C06670; similar to Saccharomyces cerevisiae YNL219C (ALG9); ancestral locus Anc_2.24) encodes MLRYVLYAALLATRLHGAIYAIIPDCDETYNYWEPLNFLVRHFGKQTWEYSPEYAIRSYAYLVPYSLVSNPISWIKQLSQYFDFHISDFPPYTVFYAVRLVLAILFTLSEIKLSKTLKFLNKRIGNWFLLAQILSPGMYQASISILPSSFALLFGILSTNYIVCYFNIQKFICSIDEELINLENKVTVSKDSDSEVEDLAPRTNMLLNLYKVSTPLIYKSFTLTVLFTAIGGFAGWPFSMVLIVPFVIYALINAITYSPKSVLKNNYSASKALSTYFFAGVSCLFFIPYFISQFDSLFYRKATYVAWNILSYNVFQRDELTGPEIFGTESVGYYLKNLLLNYHVLFVIATANFLTLFNRYQLIIYKLPLLIWFAIFFSQPHKEERFIYPVYHLISISFAQFMSCDTFKINCFMKFIKKILNLVVISSTIFLFLTRVTHLNTNYSAPISTFKYLSKVSNTNSPLLENVCIGREWYQFPSSFFLNDNQRLKFTQSNFDGMLPGDFSEPKSNTFEAIFNATSELKPGFNNMNKYNPVFVVRDLDKCTYYVDTNKEISSSDATSLEYWDIMYCEKFIDVDNSKGLERILNVSSFLDRFIIQPWLYLQSDLSTIELNRKLMQMAGIIADGRTMYDNIYAKLGKLRDLLNVNFGEYIGSLETNEFCVARKI; translated from the coding sequence ATGCTGCGCTACGTTCTATATGCTGCGTTGCTTGCTACACGGTTGCATGGTGCAATCTATGCAATTATTCCCGATTGTGACGAGACATACAACTATTGGGAGCCATTGAACTTTCTTGTTAGACACTTTGGTAAGCAGACTTGGGAATATTCTCCTGAATATGCCATTAGAAGCTATGCGTATTTGGTTCCTTACTCCTTGGTTAGCAACCCAATCAGCTGGATCAAACAATTATCCCAATACTTTGATTTTCACATTTCAGATTTCCCCCCATACACCGTTTTCTATGCTGTTCGTTTGGTTTTGGCCATTCTGTTTACTCTCTCCGAGATCAAGCTGTCTAAAACCTTGAAATTCCTaaataaaagaattggaaactGGTTTCTTTTAGCTCAGATTTTATCACCTGGTATGTATCAAGCTTCGATCTCAATATTACCTAGTTCTTTTGCCCTATTATTTGGTATTCTATCAACAAACTATATTGTTTGCTATTTCAACATCCAAAAGTTTATTTGCTCAATTGACGAGGAATTGATTAACCTCGAAAATAAAGTCACCGTCAGTAAAGATTCAGACTCGGAAGTAGAAGACTTGGCTCCTCGTACAAATATGCTGCTCAACTTGTACAAAGTATCCACTCCTTTGATTTACAAATCATTCACTTTGACAGTCTTGTTTACTGCAATTGGCGGATTTGCAGGTTGGCCTTTTTCAATGGTCTTGATCGTCCCATTCGTCATTTATGCATTGATTAATGCAATCACTTATTCGCCAAAATcagttttgaagaataattACAGTGCTTCAAAGGCCTTGTCAACATACTTCTTTGCAGGCGTCAGttgtttgttcttcatTCCTTATTTTATCTCCCAATTTGATTCTTTATTCTATAGGAAGGCCACCTATGTTGCTTGGAATATTTTATCTTACAatgttttccaaagagaTGAACTAACAGGTCCTGAAATTTTCGGTACTGAATCTGTAGGCTACTACTTGAAAAACCTGTTGTTGAATTATcatgttttgtttgttattGCAACTGCTAACTTCTTAACTCTATTCAATAGATATCAATTAATTATCTATAAACTGCCATTGCTTATTTGGTttgccattttcttctctcaaCCTCATAAGGAGGAAAGGTTCATTTACCCAGTTTACCATTTAATTTCAATCTCATTTGCTCAATTCATGTCATGTGATACGTTCAAAATTAACTGTTTCATGAAATTCATTAAGAAGATTTTGAACTTGGTGGttatttcatcaaccattttcctctttttgACTAGAGTTACTCATTTGAATACAAACTATTCTGCCCCAATTTCGACTTTCAAATACTTGTCAAAAGTATCCAATACAAATTCCCCATTATTGGAAAATGTCTGTATTGGTAGAGAGTGGTATCAGTTTCCCTCTTCGTTCTTTTTAAATGACAACCAACGTTTGAAATTCACTCAATCTAATTTTGACGGTATGTTACCTGGTGATTTCAGTGagccaaaatcaaatacatTTGAAGCTATCTTCAATGCAACCTCAGAGCTCAAACCAGGGTTTAATAATATGAATAAATACAACCCAGTTTTTGTCGTCAGAGACTTGGACAAATGTACCTATTATGTTGATACCAACAAGGAAATTTCTTCCTCAGATGCAACTTCCTTAGAATACTGGGATATTATGTATTGCgaaaaattcattgatgttgataacTCCAAAGGTCTGGAAAGAATCTTGAAcgtttcttcatttttagATAGATTTATTATCCAACCATGGTTATATTTGCAATCAGACTTATCGACTATTGAACTGAATAGGAAACTCATGCAAATGGCAGGCATTATAGCTGATGGAAGAACTATGTACGATAATATCTACGCCAAGTTAGGTAAGCTGAGAGATTTGCTCAACGTCAATTTTGGAGAATATATTGGATCCCTGGAAACCAACGAATTTTGCGTTGCAAGAAAGATTTGA
- a CDS encoding uncharacterized protein (PKUD0C06665; Pfam Domains: GRIM-19(2.5e-28)), translating into MAHHQDLPPVQGYEKIQWKRNLPSRGFRPSIWLGMLVAMSSYGFYKLIQGNREQVELSREKLQARINILPLLQAEQDRDVLRRSLAYYNREAEIMKDVPWWEVKNTYSDKNEFHPPHTVLTGKQLDKNGWFWNANSKDRYD; encoded by the coding sequence ATGGCGCACCACCAAGACCTACCACCAGTCCAAGGTTACGAGAAGATCCAATGGAAGAGAAACCTTCCATCGAGAGGGTTCAGACCGTCCATCTGGCTCGGCATGCTTGTGGCCATGTCCTCATACGGGTTCTACAAGCTAATCCAAGGTAACAGAGAACAGGTTGAGCTCTCCAGAGAGAAGTTGCAGGCAAGAATCAACATTCTTCCTCTTTTACAAGCAGAACAAGACAGAGACGTTTTAAGGAGATCGCTTGCTTACTACAACAGAGAGGCGGAAATTATGAAGGACGTTCCATGGTGGGAAGTTAAAAACACATACTCCGACAAGAACGAGTTCCACCCTCCACACACTGTTCTCACGGGTAAACAGCTCGACAAGAATGGCTGGTTCTGGAACGCAAACTCAAAGGACAGATACGACTGa